A genomic region of Catalinimonas niigatensis contains the following coding sequences:
- a CDS encoding UDP-2,3-diacylglucosamine diphosphatase — MQANPAFRFNLTENKKIYFASDFHLGTPTYQESRAREKIIIRWLDSILYDAEAIFLLGDLFDFWFEYKYSVPKGFIRFLGKLAEIRDQGIPVIIFTGNHDMWMFDYFRQELNVPIIKEPVSIQINDQLLHIGHGDGLGGGDNTFKFLKKIFHSRLSQRLFAAIHPRWGMGLAHQWSRHSRKKNMKLDESFKGKEYEWIYQYCLEVEAKKHHDYYVFGHRHLALNIPLHDHSRYFNIGEWISFKTYGVHDGKEFMLKTFA; from the coding sequence ATGCAAGCCAATCCAGCCTTTCGTTTCAATCTTACGGAAAATAAAAAAATATACTTCGCTTCAGATTTCCATTTGGGTACTCCTACATATCAGGAAAGCAGGGCGAGAGAAAAAATCATCATCCGTTGGCTTGATAGCATACTTTATGATGCAGAAGCGATTTTCCTGCTAGGTGATTTGTTTGACTTCTGGTTTGAATACAAGTACAGCGTTCCCAAGGGTTTTATCCGTTTCCTGGGCAAACTCGCAGAAATCAGGGATCAAGGCATTCCAGTTATCATATTCACTGGTAATCACGACATGTGGATGTTTGATTATTTTCGTCAGGAACTAAACGTGCCTATTATCAAAGAGCCCGTTAGCATTCAAATCAATGATCAGCTACTACATATCGGACATGGTGACGGCCTGGGAGGTGGTGACAATACCTTTAAATTTTTAAAAAAAATCTTTCATTCTCGTTTGAGCCAAAGACTTTTTGCTGCCATCCATCCTCGCTGGGGAATGGGGCTCGCCCATCAATGGTCGCGACACAGTCGTAAAAAAAACATGAAACTTGATGAATCATTTAAGGGCAAAGAATATGAGTGGATTTATCAGTACTGTCTTGAGGTAGAAGCAAAAAAACACCATGATTATTATGTCTTTGGTCATCGTCATCTTGCACTGAATATACCACTACATGATCACAGCCGTTACTTTAATATCGGTGAATGGATCAGTTTCAAAACCTATGGGGTACATGACGGAAAAGAATTTATGCTCAAAACTTTTGCATAG